One part of the Burkholderia vietnamiensis LMG 10929 genome encodes these proteins:
- a CDS encoding antibiotic biosynthesis monooxygenase family protein yields MILEMASLEIDPAQAAQFEAAVRAALPLFARARGCGGAQLHRVIERSGGYLLVVEWETVDDHMVHFRQSDDFQAWRQLAGPFFKSPPQVVHTEVAVK; encoded by the coding sequence ATGATCCTGGAAATGGCATCGCTCGAAATCGATCCGGCGCAAGCCGCCCAATTCGAAGCGGCGGTTCGCGCCGCACTGCCGCTGTTCGCGCGGGCGCGCGGCTGCGGCGGCGCGCAGCTGCATCGCGTGATCGAGCGCAGCGGCGGCTATCTGCTCGTCGTCGAATGGGAGACCGTCGACGACCACATGGTGCATTTCCGCCAGTCGGACGACTTCCAGGCGTGGCGGCAGCTGGCTGGCCCGTTCTTCAAGAGCCCGCCGCAGGTCGTGCATACGGAAGTCGCGGTGAAGTGA